A window of Fusarium verticillioides 7600 chromosome 7, whole genome shotgun sequence genomic DNA:
ATTACAGAAGATATGGTAGAGTTGACTATCGAGGTGTCGTCCCGCTAACAACAACCATGGAGGTCATTCTGCCGGGGTCTACAGCCATTCTAGAGGTGTTGGAGTCTGGAATTTCGAGATTTACTAAGTCATTACCGTATAAGGACTATGAGGAAGCTATGGAGATATTTAGATAAGGAGTAATGCAGCCTGTAGACAATATCTAGATCTTCCAAACCAAAGCAGGCACTTCTGGTCTCATATCCGTGAAACGTGTGATTAGCTGATTGCCAAGATTTTATAAAATATTTTGATGTGTCTTGGATTGATCATGTTACGTTACTTCATTATGGGGAGTGGACTTGAACGAATGCAAGGTCCGGCGAAGAGAATACAATGGCATGGTCACAAACCCCTAATTTAGACTAGTAAGCATCGGAGATTTGCCCCCCTGACTTTGTGAGTCATTGGCATGGTTCTATTTGCGGGGTAGAaccgagaagaacgagaagaacgagaagaacgagaagaacgagaagaacgagaagaacgagaagaacgagaagaacgagaagaacgagaagaacgagaagaacgagaagaacgagaagaacgagaagaacgagaagaacgagaagaacgagaagaacgaaCGGGCGGTTCGGTAATTGCCGACAGTTTGGAGGCTAGTACCTTACTACTAGAGACCTGGAGACATGGTTTAGGTCGGACAAAGTGCTAAGCTATGACCTGGCCCAGGGCCTAGCCACTGCAATTCTCCTGAAGCTGTCGATATATCAGGCTTAAAGCAAGTTAACGGCTAGACAGAGCGCATTATTTACATACCGGGCAGGCTCAATGGCTCAATTTTCCGAGACGATCTAAACTCCTGAAGGTAAGTCTAATGTCTTGGCGGAAGGTGAAGGTCGTTGACATAAGACTATGAGCATTAACTTGGGTGGTGTTGTGATATGTCTTGAGACATCATAAGCTTTCAATCAGTGCTACATTTTCACTATGCTAAGGGATAGAGAATAGAAATAATCCAGTAGCGTAAAAGAATTGTATAAAGTGTTAAGTATATAAAATTACATAAGGATTGAACAAAAAAGGTCAGTAGCCTAGTCAATGCTTCGATCCAAGtatccatctccatctgctAGCCATAGAAGCTTCCAGTCACGACTATCAATCAGAGAACCAGTGTGTCCCTGAGCGGTAAGTCGCGACTGCTTGCCCCGACATAAAAATTGTATCCTCCCTTACGCAAAACCCAGTTCTGTTCCTTAACGTCCCATGTACTAAGGTCTCTGCGTGTGAGCGAGAAAGTCACCTTTTTGACCTGTCTAGGCTTCAAgaggatcttgtcgaacCCACGCAGCTGTCTCGTGGGTGCTTCCGGAATGCCGAGATAAAGCTGAGGAACTGCTGATGCGGAAACGGCGCCGGTGTTCCTGACGTCCACAGAAACGGTGGCGATAGTGTCCCAGAGCGACGTCTGTCCTCCTTCAGCTACCTGTCCTGGTGGAGGGAGGACTGACGCATTAGCCCCTGCGGAAGTGAGTTCCAAGTGCAGCGCGGAGAATCTGAAGGTAGTGTAGGAGAGGCCGAAGCCGAATTCGTATCTGGGGGTGATGTTGAGCGCGTCAAAGCGACGATAGTCAATGTAGACCCCCTCAGTGAAGTTGGCCGACGTATAATAGTTTGACGCATTGTCGGCTTTCACAGGCATCAACAACTCGCCGTAGTCAGACTCGTTTTTAGCTACTGTGTAAGGTAGCCGACCAGAGGGTGACTGGTCCCCGTAAATGATCTCGACAAGTGACTTGCCTGCATCTTGGCCGGGCAGGTGTGCAAAGAGAACCGCTGTGACGTTTGGGTGGTCAATCCACTGGTCTACCAACCTGACGCCAGCGTTGTGGATGGACACTATAGTCTGTGCCAGTGACGCTGATTAGCTGCATGGACAAGACCAGGACATGCAGTCACTCAGGTAAAATATTTATGCATGAACAATAGGGCAGACTTACATTGGGGCACTTTGAAGCAACGTTCTTGACCAGTTCGTCTGACCAAGGATCGACCAAGGTAGACCTATCGCTACCCTCGGTACTGAACTCGTTAATGAAAACAATACAGGCATCGGAGCCGGCGTTGGCGTAGACAGGATCCCGCGACTCAAAATCCCAGTACAAAAATGTACCATCCCGCATCACGCGCTGTTGAAAGGCGCTGTATGGAGAATCGATGTATGCGGGTGTGATGGAAGCACTGCCACCACCAGTGACAAGCGTGCCACGATGGGCGCCGCCTGGAACCTGGCCGACGCCAATGGTAAGGCCAAGCATTTCCCCATCGGTGACGTTGACGCTCTGGAATCCAAAATCCCAGTTGCTATACATACCTTCCCGGTTGTTGATCCGCGGTACATCGGCATCGTAGCCAAACAGGGAcagcatctttggcttcttgagCGGGAGGGTgttgttctcgttcttgaccAACACAATGCCCTCGACAGCGCCCTGCAAGATAGTCTTGCGGGAATCGCGAGAGATGGAGCTGACGACCTTGTGTGGCTTGGAGACATCAATCGGCATTCCGGTTCCAGGTTCAAACTCGGCGTACTTGAACCAGCTAGCGACGATTCTGCTCCAGCGTTAGCTTGCAATTGGACGGCCCGCCAAAACTTGCGCTTACCGAGTGACCATATCATCCAGCCTACTCTCTTTCATCGTGCCATTTGCGATCGCCTCGGTAAGGTTGCCTCCCCACAACTCGTTGAAAGGCGTCGTAACGTCGGCGCCGGCGTTGGCGCTTGAGACTCCACTGTGCAGAGCTCCAGCGTCAGTTATGACAAAGCCTTGGAATCCGAGCTCGGTCTTCAGCAAGCCGTTCTGCGTATAGCTGTTCTGGCAGCCGTGAGAGCCATTGATTCTGTTGTAGGAGCACATGACTGATCCGACGCCGGCTTTGACTAGATCT
This region includes:
- a CDS encoding beta-glucosidase — protein: MLILSLSRFLLSVVSLAIIATAQSLDDLPLDPGTKRLLESLSPEKQAYILKMYGTALAGQVPASPDVIEAQELTWSYGRSPPFYPTPPGTGLGNWSHAYDQASALVSQMTMDEKVSVTSGQTTTPNGCNGMIPGVPRLGFPGICVNDGPSGLHGVEAVNGYPAGVTVAAAWNKRLAHARGRHMGLEAKRRGVNNLLGPTVGPLGRTVVGGRNWESFSVDPYLCGVMGAQTVLGMQENVIATAKHFIANEQETNRNPSTFGMGNASVTANIDDRTMHELYLWPFQDLVKAGVGSVMCSYNRINGSHGCQNSYTQNGLLKTELGFQGFVITDAGALHSGVSSANAGADVTTPFNELWGGNLTEAIANGTMKESRLDDMVTRWFKYAEFEPGTGMPIDVSKPHKVVSSISRDSRKTILQGAVEGIVLVKNENNTLPLKKPKMLSLFGYDADVPRINNREGMYSNWDFGFQSVNVTDGEMLGLTIGVGQVPGGAHRGTLVTGGGSASITPAYIDSPYSAFQQRVMRDGTFLYWDFESRDPVYANAGSDACIVFINEFSTEGSDRSTLVDPWSDELVKNVASKCPNTIVSIHNAGVRLVDQWIDHPNVTAVLFAHLPGQDAGKSLVEIIYGDQSPSGRLPYTVAKNESDYGELLMPVKADNASNYYTSANFTEGVYIDYRRFDALNITPRYEFGFGLSYTTFRFSALHLELTSAGANASVLPPPGQVAEGGQTSLWDTIATVSVDVRNTGAVSASAVPQLYLGIPEAPTRQLRGFDKILLKPRQVKKVTFSLTRRDLSTWDVKEQNWVLRKGGYNFYVGASSRDLPLRDTLVL